From the genome of Acidisarcina sp., one region includes:
- a CDS encoding PaaI family thioesterase: MKSKLTPLSHGAQNHCFGCGDANKTGLRLKFLTDETGRVLSRIKIPRRFEGPPGYMHGGAIATLLDEAMSKANRARGVTAMTRQMEVEYLRPVPLGVPLLLEGRLLRADGRKHYCEAEVSDADGRPLARGKGLFLAIDPEKFRQQKNLVES; the protein is encoded by the coding sequence ATGAAGAGCAAGCTCACTCCGCTCTCCCATGGAGCGCAAAACCATTGCTTTGGATGTGGCGATGCCAACAAAACCGGGTTGCGCCTGAAATTCCTGACCGACGAGACGGGTCGCGTCCTCAGCCGCATCAAGATACCGCGGCGATTCGAGGGGCCTCCGGGATACATGCACGGCGGAGCCATCGCAACTCTTCTGGATGAAGCCATGAGCAAGGCAAATCGAGCCCGCGGCGTAACCGCCATGACCCGCCAGATGGAGGTGGAATATCTTCGTCCTGTGCCGCTGGGTGTTCCCCTGCTGCTTGAGGGGCGGTTGCTGAGAGCCGACGGGCGCAAACACTATTGCGAGGCCGAGGTCAGCGACGCCGACGGGCGGCCTCTGGCACGCGGGAAAGGGCTTTTTCTTGCGATCGATCCGGAAAAGTTCAGGCAGCAGAAGAATCTGGTCG